Proteins from a genomic interval of Kribbella aluminosa:
- a CDS encoding GGDEF domain-containing protein: MSPPTRLPGRQIQLTPAADTRHDRFPPPTSGGWCEDARDDPITGLVAWPGFFTRLPGLIADAIGHGNSVGLAIGDVDNLKGYVEGTKAVDAQSFGHLAGNAFMGRLGTLARNWLWRTSLEHSCLATFGGDEIVLLATTTDGHPFLSHVEGLRNHLCAGLPRTVSFGAGVISPTDLPTTVVGDHWWREFTVHTIGAIEHALFDHKHARNEGAPIAQGFIAHAPLGPSR, translated from the coding sequence ATGAGCCCGCCGACGCGCCTTCCAGGACGACAGATCCAGCTCACACCAGCCGCTGACACTCGGCACGATCGATTCCCCCCACCGACCTCAGGCGGCTGGTGCGAAGACGCGCGCGATGATCCGATCACAGGCCTGGTCGCCTGGCCCGGATTCTTCACCCGTCTACCAGGCCTGATCGCCGACGCCATCGGACACGGCAACAGCGTGGGCCTGGCGATCGGCGACGTCGACAATCTCAAGGGCTACGTCGAAGGCACCAAGGCCGTCGACGCCCAATCCTTCGGTCACCTGGCCGGCAACGCCTTCATGGGCCGCCTTGGCACCCTCGCCCGCAACTGGCTCTGGCGCACGAGCCTCGAACACAGCTGCCTGGCCACCTTCGGGGGCGACGAGATCGTTCTCCTCGCGACTACGACGGATGGCCATCCATTCCTCTCCCACGTCGAAGGTCTGCGCAACCATCTGTGCGCAGGCCTACCGCGGACCGTTTCTTTCGGCGCAGGTGTGATATCGCCAACCGATCTGCCCACGACCGTGGTCGGGGACCACTGGTGGCGCGAATTTACGGTCCACACAATCGGGGCGATCGAGCACGCTCTCTTCGACCACAAACACGCACGCAACGAAGGAGCACCGATCGCCCAAGGCTTCATCGCGCATGCACCCCTTGGCCCGAGCCGCTGA
- the tgmB gene encoding ATP-grasp ribosomal peptide maturase: MSDESAALVLTNPNDVTADLVVQKLQRSGAQVLRCDAADFPMAITLEAYHEDGWVGVIKHADRVVDLADIRGIYCRRPAAFRLPADMTDDEQEFATSEAQAGFTGVLMALPCRWINHPAAERIASYKPYQLRLASASGLVTPRSIITNNPTAARTFASEAGRQVIYKGIGRDFANSPVSTPAVRFVAPDEIDDSVRLTAHLFQEFVPKRHDIRLIVVGSQLFAVEIHAHSSQAALDWRTDYDALTYKHAQVPDEIRVGVAGLMTRLDLVFGVLDFVVGPDGRWYFLEINANGQWAWLPGIADLVACAIADELTTPSEPV; the protein is encoded by the coding sequence ATGAGCGACGAGTCGGCTGCCCTGGTACTGACCAACCCGAATGATGTGACGGCCGACCTCGTCGTTCAGAAGCTTCAACGATCTGGCGCCCAGGTCCTTCGCTGTGACGCCGCCGACTTCCCGATGGCGATCACCTTGGAGGCATACCACGAGGACGGCTGGGTCGGGGTTATCAAGCACGCTGATCGCGTCGTCGATCTGGCTGATATCCGCGGCATCTACTGCCGGAGGCCCGCGGCGTTTCGGCTGCCAGCAGACATGACCGACGACGAGCAGGAGTTCGCCACATCGGAGGCGCAGGCCGGCTTCACCGGAGTGCTGATGGCTTTGCCCTGCCGCTGGATCAATCATCCTGCGGCTGAACGGATAGCGTCGTACAAGCCATATCAACTGAGACTCGCCAGCGCCTCCGGCCTCGTCACGCCTCGATCCATCATCACGAACAATCCGACGGCAGCTCGGACGTTCGCCTCCGAAGCAGGCCGGCAGGTGATCTACAAGGGCATCGGGCGCGACTTCGCCAACAGTCCTGTCAGCACGCCAGCAGTCCGTTTCGTGGCGCCGGACGAGATCGACGACTCCGTGCGGCTCACGGCGCACCTGTTCCAAGAGTTCGTGCCCAAGCGCCACGACATTCGCCTGATCGTGGTCGGATCGCAGCTGTTCGCAGTTGAGATCCACGCGCACAGCTCGCAGGCAGCACTCGACTGGCGTACCGACTATGACGCCTTGACCTACAAGCATGCTCAGGTGCCGGACGAGATACGCGTTGGTGTCGCCGGGCTGATGACTCGCCTCGACTTGGTCTTCGGCGTACTCGACTTCGTCGTTGGTCCCGACGGCCGGTGGTACTTCCTGGAGATCAATGCAAACGGCCAATGGGCCTGGCTTCCTGGGATCGCGGACCTAGTCGCCTGCGCGATCGCTGACGAACTCACGACACCGAGCGAGCCAGTTTGA
- a CDS encoding GNAT family N-acetyltransferase, translated as MTLILTRHTGTETLELIPGLKPLYANAYSEPPYEMSDEDIEQFEIRITKHAGLDGFVLVAGETDGQLVGFSYGFTFQPGRWWTGVKTDPPPENIASGPIFAVIELGVHTDFRGRGSSRQLVDALLADRPEAYASLISRPGARAHAMYQRWGWKKVGTTQTYAYWPVEDIDILPLHDSKSA; from the coding sequence ATGACGCTAATCCTGACCCGCCACACGGGAACCGAAACGCTCGAACTGATCCCCGGGCTCAAGCCGCTCTACGCGAACGCCTACTCCGAACCCCCTTACGAGATGTCGGACGAAGACATCGAGCAATTCGAGATCCGCATCACCAAGCATGCCGGCCTCGACGGCTTCGTCCTCGTTGCCGGAGAGACCGACGGGCAACTCGTAGGGTTCTCGTACGGATTCACCTTCCAACCGGGACGGTGGTGGACCGGCGTCAAGACTGATCCACCTCCGGAAAACATTGCCTCAGGTCCCATCTTCGCGGTGATCGAACTCGGCGTACACACAGACTTCCGTGGCCGCGGCTCCTCCCGCCAACTCGTCGATGCTCTCCTCGCCGACCGACCAGAGGCGTACGCGAGCCTCATCTCCCGACCCGGTGCACGGGCCCACGCGATGTATCAACGCTGGGGCTGGAAGAAAGTCGGCACCACGCAAACCTACGCATACTGGCCCGTTGAGGACATCGACATCCTCCCTCTGCACGACAGCAAGTCCGCCTGA
- a CDS encoding helix-turn-helix domain-containing protein, which produces MPADVLVHEDVVAALNDWNWSTALRAISAATGATQMRMSEATGLTQSTISRLMNGKIPTPTIQTIRSLCDGLGIPRDLAGLAPKAGPARAPSKEDATDRRQFISGVGASAAASVWSAFGERPDRMRSADAERELDTLRSAVPRLQLLSDEYGGTDALCTLAVKLAGRADDVVQSRLASCELTQQAQSLAAQFSMMAGWLHLDGGGQTVARLHWQHALFQAQLANDLETEVFALSSLSNQATFSLSRAPEGLLLAQRATAVASGWASPRLRSLLLIREAAAWAARHEPTQFDRLQRQAANLLPDGPANDDPKWLDFYDRAEYDGLRALSYGLLDDATRSQSLYRDMIDRIPPHLQRNRLLYTTLLARSMVNSGDVVGAAEVLTPHLESVAATGSRRARHHVRAVARAARASRTARGVSFADQTCQAGLDSERA; this is translated from the coding sequence GTGCCGGCCGACGTACTGGTTCATGAAGACGTCGTCGCTGCCCTGAACGACTGGAACTGGTCCACGGCGCTGCGTGCTATCAGCGCCGCCACGGGTGCCACCCAGATGAGGATGAGCGAGGCCACGGGCCTGACTCAGTCCACGATCTCCCGGCTCATGAACGGCAAGATCCCGACTCCAACGATTCAGACCATTCGGTCGCTCTGCGACGGTCTGGGGATTCCCCGCGATCTTGCCGGCCTTGCACCCAAAGCTGGTCCGGCTCGGGCACCAAGCAAGGAGGACGCTACGGACAGACGGCAATTCATCAGTGGTGTCGGCGCCTCTGCTGCTGCCTCGGTGTGGAGCGCGTTTGGTGAGCGTCCGGACAGAATGCGCTCGGCCGATGCCGAACGAGAACTCGATACGCTTCGCTCGGCTGTCCCGCGGCTCCAACTGTTGAGTGATGAGTACGGCGGAACGGACGCACTGTGCACACTCGCCGTCAAGCTCGCAGGGCGAGCCGACGACGTAGTCCAGTCGCGGCTGGCGTCTTGCGAGCTGACTCAGCAAGCGCAGTCCCTGGCAGCGCAGTTCTCGATGATGGCTGGGTGGCTCCACCTGGACGGCGGCGGCCAGACCGTCGCCCGCCTTCACTGGCAGCACGCGCTGTTCCAAGCGCAGTTGGCGAACGACCTCGAGACTGAGGTCTTCGCGCTAAGCAGCCTTTCGAATCAGGCAACGTTCAGCCTGAGCCGTGCCCCTGAGGGCCTGCTTCTTGCGCAACGAGCAACCGCTGTTGCGAGCGGTTGGGCATCGCCGAGGCTCAGATCGCTGTTGCTTATCCGTGAGGCCGCGGCCTGGGCAGCGCGTCACGAGCCAACACAGTTCGATCGATTGCAGCGTCAGGCGGCCAATCTGCTGCCGGACGGTCCAGCTAATGACGACCCGAAGTGGCTGGACTTCTATGACCGCGCGGAGTACGACGGCCTGCGAGCGCTGTCCTACGGACTACTCGACGATGCAACCCGCTCCCAGTCGCTCTACCGGGACATGATCGACCGCATCCCGCCGCACCTCCAGCGGAATCGACTCCTCTACACGACCCTGCTGGCTAGGTCGATGGTTAACTCTGGCGATGTCGTCGGCGCGGCCGAGGTCCTTACACCACACCTTGAGTCCGTGGCCGCAACTGGTTCCCGACGCGCTCGCCATCACGTCCGGGCGGTAGCCCGAGCAGCACGCGCATCGCGGACCGCACGCGGAGTCAGCTTTGCAGACCAGACATGTCAAGCCGGACTCGACTCGGAGAGAGCATGA